From Cucumis melo cultivar AY chromosome 1, USDA_Cmelo_AY_1.0, whole genome shotgun sequence, a single genomic window includes:
- the LOC103495246 gene encoding 40S ribosomal protein S16 — MAAPIESVQCFGRKKTAVAVTYCKRGRGLIKINGCPIELVEPEILRFKAYEPILLLGRHRFSGVDMRIRVKGGGHTSQIYAIRQSIAKALVAFYQKYVDEQSKKEIKDILVRYDRTLLVADPRRCEPKKFGGRGARARFQKSYR, encoded by the coding sequence ATGGCTGCTCCGATTGAGTCGGTTCAATGTTTCGGCCGGAAAAAGACGGCAGTGGCAGTCACCTACTGCAAGCGCGGTAGAGGTTTGATTAAGATCAATGGCTGCCCAATCGAACTCGTGGAGCCGGAGATCCTCCGTTTCAAGGCTTATGAGCCTATCCTCCTCCTTGGACGACACAGGTTCTCTGGTGTCGATATGCGTATTAGAGTAAAGGGTGGAGGTCACACCTCGCAGATTTACGCCATCCGTCAGAGTATCGCCAAGGCCTTGGTCGCGTTCTACCAGAAGTACGTGGACGAGCAGAGCAAGAAGGAAATCAAAGACATTCTTGTCAGGTACGACAGGACTTTACTCGTCGCCGATCCCCGACGCTGTGAGCCTAAGAAGTTTGGTGGTCGTGGAGCTCGTGCCAGGTTCCAGAAATCTTACCGTTGA